The Portunus trituberculatus isolate SZX2019 chromosome 50, ASM1759143v1, whole genome shotgun sequence genome includes the window CATCAGTTGTTGTAAGTCATGGAGGataacaaagttgaaggctagttcactagGATggtcagagaagggagaggaaagccaaagccaTTTAAGGTAGATACTGGAAGTGCATTCCAACCTGAGGACATTTATAGTCTTCTTCCCAGAAGGGAACTCCGAGGCTGGTTTTGGAGTCACTATTTTTTAATTCTAAGTGAAGGTTGTGTGTAAAGTGCATGCAtgcagttttgtgtgaaggagaagagttgtctttagagggtaggctgtgacttcctcttgagttgtgagacacaaagagaaacattCAATGAATTAACTGCTAGCTTTAATGGTAAATTCACAGCACCCTCTTAGCTGATCCTTAAGACCAAAACTAGTGTAACTGACCTTGCTAGGAGTAAACTGTTGTTTTGGTAGGTGTTTACTGTTAACTAACTTTCCATGCATCTCTAATAAATGTACTATGTTAATCTAAATTACTGGATCTGTGTGTGCCAtatcttctttaattctttgtAACTGTCTTTTTTAAGTGGTTCGCATTGCCTGAAGAGAGGGTAGCTGGTGGCTCAGAGGATACCAGTGGGCAGGAGTCAGCTATAACCATCTCAGATGTAGACTCTACCAACATTCACCTCCTGCAATCAGGCCATGTGAGGGACAGGCTGGCCAGGTTGGCAGCACGCCACttcaaaaggaggaaaaaggtgcTCACTCAAATACTCTACACCTGGTAAAACTGCCTTTGCTTCACTATCGTCTTGGTACATTTTACTCTAAGTGCAGAGCATGATTATGATTTACAAAGTTGGAAAATCAATTTTATATTGATTGAGAATAAACATGCATTTTGCTATAATCTCTTGAGTTAGAACTGCTAGGTATGCTTTATACATCCTTACAGCagaagagtcaaaactccacaaTGACTGAGAGGAGGCAGAATAAACAGTATGTTGTTTTGGAACCCTTGAAAAGACACCATGATGGCAAGGGAAACATGTCTTTGGATATAACAGCAACACACCAGTCTCCTGCCAGCCCATCTCACTTGAAGGTGAGAGCATGAGAAAGTGATATGAGAATTTTGGCATAGCCATAAGTGTCTTTATAGGAGTTTTTGACACATCTGGTTTATTTCACTGATTGGATCAGACACAGGGAAGGGGATAAGTGTGTTGTACTCTATTAAAAGCAAACAATCTTTGCTTTTTGACCCTGGTGCAGAGAATTACAGAGTAGTTTCCCTGTGAAGAAGGCAAGAATATTGCCACTATATTCCTTGACcatcataaaaaagaaagagcaaagaaaTTGAACATTTTATTAAATTTTGCATGTTTTCTTTATGTCAATGAGTCAGGATTATATACATTAAAGTAAAGCTGGGAAATTGGTGTTTTGTTGGTAGTTTTGCCCTTGTAATATCTTAGTTGCAGTAATTTTTCCCTAACAAATTAGTGTCTGGAGGAAATAGGACAAAACATAGTTTTTGCCTTTCATGTACATGTAATTAGTTtcatattgatttatttactgatttaAAGGAAGGTGATGGCAACACTACTGATGTCACCTCAGCTCCTAGGAACACCAGCCACAGTTACCTTCACTCTCAGCCATCAGTATGTAAGACCTCTGCAAGCATACCATCTCATGACTCATCCTCCAGAACTAATGCTGCAGCAGCCCCTCAAATTCAGACTTCACAAACACAAACTAGTAATGTTCCAGAGTCTCAGCCTCAACTGCCACCCTGTCAAAGTGACTTGCCAGCCTCAAAGTCCTACATTAACATGTTGCCTCATGCAAACCTTTCAGCAAAAAACCTTACAGAACAATTGTCATTTTTGCTGCAGAGGTAAGTGCAATATGTGCAATATGTTTATATTCATAGATGAAGTCCTAAAgtgatatactttttttttattgactgaTGGATGTTTCATTAGCAATGttagtacagtacatatgtaTGCTTTAAATGAGACACTCTTTTCCACATGGACAAATCTGCAGAATTACAAATATATGAAGTTTACTGTACATGCAGTATCTATATTTAGTAAACTTGGTATCTTGTACATTGTAGAGTCTGCAAGTTAGAagacaacaaaagaacaacagaAGCACTGATAGCAGAGGCTTCCcaagtcactcactcaccagtTGTCACTCAGAGCCTGGGTGATGCCGTGCAGCAGGCTAGACTTGTCCTTACAGCAGTGAGAGATGCTGTGCCACACCCTCAGCCTCTTGTACCTAACACTGGAATCACTGGTTTTGATTCTCTTCCTAAAAACACTGGCTTGTCCATAAAGGTTCCTGAAAGAGTTCCACCAAGGACTTCACCAGATGAAGTAGGAGGCAGCTTTTGTTCACAGGAAGTAGAGAAGGATGTAAATCCATTGGAAGGAAAATGGTTGACCGGAGAGAGTGTCATGGAGCAAGTGAGACGACAAAAAGAACAGTTTTGGCGTTCTCTTGCTGAGCAGGGCTTTGTGAGGCCACCAGAGACTTTACCTCGTGCTGGAGAGAAAAGCTGTAGTGACCAGTCAGTAAGCTTTAAAGAGCCCTACAAAAACACTTCAGAAGAAAAACTTAAGCAAACTTCACCAAAGAAAGCTGTATCAAGAACACATGTACATCAGCAGACTCAAACAAAGCCTCCAAAGCATTGTCAGTCTTCAAGTAAGAAGGACTCAAACTCAGGCTTTTCCAGTTACACTTCTTCCAACAACAAGATCCAGCCCAGCACCTCTGACAGCAAGATTAAATGTGATGCTCCTTCTGCTGATGGCAAGCAATCTTTCTCCATTGAGAGTCAGCTTCAACAGAATGTACCTGCTGAGAACACATCTTCAGGGGTGCCCAGCAGTACAGAGACCGAGTCACAAAGCTTTCCATCTTATGAAGGAGTCGCCAGCCCTCGTGAATAAGACTGTGAGCAGACCAGCAGATCTTGTTGCAGGAGATGAGTATATAGTGAACTTTTTTAATAATACAATACAAAATTATTTAAGCACAggtaattttttattattaaatgtTGATTTGAGTTGGTGGTTCTGAGGAAATATATTTGAAGAAAAGTGTGTCTGCATAATGTATACCATGAAAATTTTCCATATTTACAATATACTT containing:
- the LOC123499837 gene encoding uncharacterized protein LOC123499837 isoform X2, producing MSSCMKEGKGEGEQQERVAAAAAASQWCWSRISPSNLDHRQRLPTAITLHRLVPRPSPSTHHAAASTSTFKYITPEEIKAAQMQARQEVLTSRVDPPMPAASDTPAPPSPQNKKHPNRKKDGSGSQASFACRLGSGEVGLRRRQLTRLVSQISRTLVDLQDLSEPRQRDFVAPLELEIKKRRWNECARLMRRSLFVLKQEVVALERESGQGTRTSHHLRALAATARTINTQLMTLKSQAQSSCDPAWTEVLEEFIGVARKILVLAARVGVQSPPSSVKWFALPEERVAGGSEDTSGQESAITISDVDSTNIHLLQSGHVRDRLARLAARHFKRRKKKSQNSTMTERRQNKQYVVLEPLKRHHDGKGNMSLDITATHQSPASPSHLKEGDGNTTDVTSAPRNTSHSYLHSQPSVCKTSASIPSHDSSSRTNAAAAPQIQTSQTQTSNVPESQPQLPPCQSDLPASKSYINMLPHANLSAKNLTEQLSFLLQRVCKLEDNKRTTEALIAEASQVTHSPVVTQSLGDAVQQARLVLTAVRDAVPHPQPLVPNTGITGFDSLPKNTGLSIKVPERVPPRTSPDEVGGSFCSQEVEKDVNPLEGKWLTGESVMEQVRRQKEQFWRSLAEQGFVRPPETLPRAGEKSCSDQSVSFKEPYKNTSEEKLKQTSPKKAVSRTHVHQQTQTKPPKHCQSSSKKDSNSGFSSYTSSNNKIQPSTSDSKIKCDAPSADGKQSFSIESQLQQNVPAENTSSGVPSSTETESQSFPSYEGVASPRE
- the LOC123499837 gene encoding uncharacterized protein LOC123499837 isoform X1 — translated: MSSCMKEGKGEGEQQERVAAAAAASQWCWSRISPSNLDHRQRLPTAITLHRLVPRPSPSTHHAAASTSTFKYITPEEIKAAQMQARQEVLTSRVDPPMPAASDTPAPPSPQNKKHPNRKKDGSGSQASFACRLGSGEVGLRRRQLTRLVSQISRTLVDLQDLSEPRQRDFVAPLELEIKKRRWNECARLMRRSLFVLKQEVVALERESGQGTRTSHHLRALAATARTINTQLMTLKSQAQSSCDPAWTEVLEEFIGVARKILVLAARVGVQSPPSSVKWFALPEERVAGGSEDTSGQESAITISDVDSTNIHLLQSGHVRDRLARLAARHFKRRKKQKSQNSTMTERRQNKQYVVLEPLKRHHDGKGNMSLDITATHQSPASPSHLKEGDGNTTDVTSAPRNTSHSYLHSQPSVCKTSASIPSHDSSSRTNAAAAPQIQTSQTQTSNVPESQPQLPPCQSDLPASKSYINMLPHANLSAKNLTEQLSFLLQRVCKLEDNKRTTEALIAEASQVTHSPVVTQSLGDAVQQARLVLTAVRDAVPHPQPLVPNTGITGFDSLPKNTGLSIKVPERVPPRTSPDEVGGSFCSQEVEKDVNPLEGKWLTGESVMEQVRRQKEQFWRSLAEQGFVRPPETLPRAGEKSCSDQSVSFKEPYKNTSEEKLKQTSPKKAVSRTHVHQQTQTKPPKHCQSSSKKDSNSGFSSYTSSNNKIQPSTSDSKIKCDAPSADGKQSFSIESQLQQNVPAENTSSGVPSSTETESQSFPSYEGVASPRE